The following proteins are encoded in a genomic region of Salvelinus fontinalis isolate EN_2023a unplaced genomic scaffold, ASM2944872v1 scaffold_0311, whole genome shotgun sequence:
- the LOC129845459 gene encoding transmembrane protein 121, translating into MVPPPPTNQPHVCLSTLLIMSSMALIDAYLVEQNHGPRKIGICIMVMVGDLCFLIVLRYVAVWVGAEVRTAKRGYAMILWFLYIFVLEIKVYFVYQNYKADRKSLDAMARKALTLLLSVCVPVLFVGLVAIDHMEYVQPFKKKDELRNRLFWVVVDLLDILDIQANLWEPLKKGLPLWAEGLMFFYCYIMLLVLPCVSLSEISMQGINIVPHKMMLYPILSLVTINMLTLLIRGCNMLLYRDARVSGILIGKNVLAIILKTCSFIQYRRQVQNAPPAFGLERQRNSVPHHHGNQGLGRPVSIVMTAHPQVGLPDQTALPEVTTTCQHT; encoded by the exons ATGgtgcctccccctcccaccaacCAGCCCCATGTCTGCCTGTCCACCCTGCTGATCATGAGCAGTATGGCCCTGATCGATGCCTATCTGGTGGAACAGAACCACGGGCCCAGGAAGATAG GTATCTGTATCATGGTGATGGTAGGGGACCTGTGCTTCCTCATCGTGTTGCGGTACGTGGCGGTTTGGGTCGGGGCTGAGGTGCGGACCGCCAAGCGAGGTTACGCCATGATACTCTGGTTCCTCTATATCTTTGTCCTGGAGATCAAG GTGTACTTTGTGTACCAGAACTACAAGGCTGACAGGAAGTCTCTGGATGCTATGGCCCGTAAGGCCCTGACCCTACTCCTCTCAGTCTGTGTCCCAGTGCTGTTTGTAGGTCTAGTGGCCATAGACCATATGGAGTACGTACAGCCGTTCAAGAAGAAAGACGAGCTCCGTAACAG GTTGTTCTGGGTCGTGGTGGACCTGCTCGATATCCTGGATATTCAGGCTAATCTCTGGGAACCCCTGAAGAAAGGTCTCCCTCTGTGGGCCGAAGGGCTTATGTTCTTCTACTGTTACATCATGTTGCTAGTCCTTCCCTGTGTCTCTCTTAGTGAGATCTCCATGCAGGGCATCAATATAGTCCCACACAAGATGATGCTATATCCTATCCTCAGCCTGGTCACCATTAATATGTTAACCTTGTTGATCAGAGGCTGTAACATGCTGCTGTATAGGGATGCCCGGGTCAGTGGGATCCTGATAGGGAAGAATGTGTTAGCTATCATACTAAAGACCTGTAGCTTCATCCAGTACAGGAGGCAGGTACAGAACGCTCCTCCTGCGTTCGGGTTGGaacgacagaggaactctgtaccACATCACCATGGTAACCAGGGTCTTGGACGCCCTGTTTCTATAGTGATGACCGCTCATCCGCAGGTGGGCCTCCCGGACCAGACAGCCCTGCCAGAGGTCACAACTACATGTCAACATACATGA